A single Zonotrichia albicollis isolate bZonAlb1 chromosome 28, bZonAlb1.hap1, whole genome shotgun sequence DNA region contains:
- the GNAT2 gene encoding guanine nucleotide-binding protein G(t) subunit alpha-2, with protein sequence MGWPGRGVLSPGRGGGGGGRLSRDPIKELRQREGGTQRGRIRGPRYPPRVPTSFPRCACYLLEELEKPGDLEELVELLEEEEDEAMGSGASAEDKEMAKRSKELEKKLQEDADKEAKTVKLLLLGAGESGKSTIVKQMKIIHQDGYTEEECMEFKSIIYGNILQSILAIIRAMSTLGIDYAESSCADEGRLLFNLADSIEEGTMPPELVSCIKKLWKDGGVQACFDRAAEYQLNDSAAYYLNQLDRITAPNYLPNEQDVLRSRVKTTGIIETKFSVKDLNFRMFDVGGQRSERKKWIHCFEGVTCIIFCGALSAYDMVLVEDDEVNRMHESLHLFNSICNHKFFAATSIILFLNKKDLFEEKIKKVHLSICFPEYDGPNTFEDAGNYIKTQFLDLNMRKDVKEIYSHMTCATDTQNVKFVFDAVTDVIIKENLKDCGLF encoded by the exons ATGGGCTGGCCTGGGAGGGGGGTGCTGAGCccgggaagaggaggaggaggaggaggaaggctgaGCCGCGATCCCATTAAAGAGCTTAGGCAGCGGGAGGGCGGCACCCAGCGGGGCAGGATTAGGGGCCCTCGTTACCCACCCCGGG TGCCCACCTCGTTCCCGAGGTGTGCGTGTTATCTCCTTGAAGAGCTGGAAAAGCCTGGGGACCTAGAGGAGCTTGTGGAGTtattggaggaggaggaggacgaagcCATGGGGAGCGGGGCCAGTGCCGAGGACAAGGAGATGGCCAAGAGGTCCAAGGAGCTGGAGAAGAAGCTCCAGGAGGATGCAGATAAGGAGGCCAAGACAgtcaagctgctgctgcttg GGGCTGGAGAGTCAGGGAAGAGCACCATCGTGAAGCAGATGAA GATCATCCACCAGGACGGTTACACAGAGGAGGAGTGCATGGAGTTCAAGTCCATTATCTACGGGAACATCCTGCAGTCCATCCTGGCCATCATCCGCGCCATGTCCACGCTGGGCATCGACTACGCCGAGTCCTCCTGCGCG GATGAAGGCCGGCTGCTCTTCAACCTGGCTGACTCCATTGAGGAGGGCACGATGCCCCCAGAGCTGGTGTCCTGCATCAAGAAGCTGTGGAAGGACGGGGGGGTTCAGGCGTGCTTTGACCGCGCTGCCGAGTATCAGCTCAACGACTCAGCTGCATA TTACCTGAACCAGCTGGACAGGATCACAGCCCCCAACTACCTCCCCAACGAGCAGGATGTGTTGCGATCCCGAGTGAAGACCACAGGGATCATCGAGACCAAGTTCTCTGTCAAAGACCTGAATTTCAG GATGTTCGACGTGGGAGGGCAGCGCTCAGAGAGAAAGAAGTGGATCCACTGCTTCGAGGGGGTGACCTGCATCATCTTCTGTGGGGCCCTGAGCGCCTACGACATGGTGCTGGTGGAGGATGACGAAGTG AACCGCATGCATGAGTCCCTGCACCTATTCAACAGTATATGCAACCACAAGTTCTTTGCCGCCACCTCCATCATCCTCTTCCTCAACAAGAAGGACCTTTTTGAGGAAAAGATCAAGAAAGTCCATCTCAGCATCTGCTTCCCAGAGTATGATG GTCCAAACACATTTGAGGACGCAGGGAATTACATCAAGACCCAGTTCCTGGATCTCAACATGAGGAAGGACGTGAAGGAGATCTACAGCCACATGACCTGTGCCACAGACACACAGAACGTCAAGTTCGTCTTCGACGCCGTCACAGACGTGATCATCAAAGAGAACCTCAAGGACTGCGGCCTCTTCTGA